Below is a genomic region from Xiphophorus couchianus chromosome 9, X_couchianus-1.0, whole genome shotgun sequence.
TCCCATTTATAAATGGAATTATTATTTGAGAAATGCTTTCTATATTTCCTGATCtgattttggaaaacaaaagtaaaaacagaggAAACCTGAAAGTTTCATGGCTCTGTCAGACATCATTCTGTGCAACCTACCCTCATGCAGGACCGTTATCTACATTtcactaaattattaaatacatttaatcttACGATGCTCTTCTGTACTGAATGAAGATTTCTGGCATATGGGTTAAACAACATGCCCTGTTTATTGGGGTCACATTGTTTTCTCCTTGTGCTCCGCCACATGCTGTGAGAGCTTTGTGGCACACTGGAAAGATTTGTCACACTCTACACAGACAAAGATCCTGCCGGCGCAAGTTTGCTCCTGGTGGAGCTTCAACTGCGTGAGGTGGCTGAAGTTCTTGCCACAGCCCGTGCAGCTGTACGGCTTCTGGTTGTTGTGAATGAACTGGTGACGAACCAGGCGGGAAACCATGGCGAACGCCACGCCACACTCTCCACACTTGTGAGGCCGCACTCCACTGTGAATGGCTTTGTGCTCCGTTAGATTGGAGGATTTTGTGAAGCACTTGGAGCACACGGAGCAAACAAACGGCCGCACTCCCATGTGGACCTTCTGGTGCTCGGCCATGCGGCTGGCCAGAGTGAATGCTTTGCCACAGTCCGGACAGGAGAAGGGCCTTTCTCCAAGGTGCTTGCGCTCGTGGCGCTTCAGGGAGAGAGGTTTGTTGAAGGTCTTGCCACAGTGCGTACATGGGAAAGGCTTGTTGTTGGTGTGCATGTTCCGCTCATGCTTCCTCAGGTCGGAGGAGCGGATAAAATCCTTGCCGCATGTTTCACAGATGTAGGGCTTCTCGCCGGTGTGTGTGCGGATGTGCTTGCGGTAATCTGAGGACCAGATGTATGTTTTGTCACAGAAGGGACAGAGATACGGCCTTTCCCCAGTGTGCAGACGCTTGTGCTGCTGCAGAGTGCCCTGATGTGAGTAAGCCTTGCCACATATGTCACACACATGTGGCTTGAGGCCAGAGTGTGTTTGCAAGTGGCTCTGGAGGTTGCAGAGTTTCTTGAAAGCCCAGTGGCAGTGTGTGCATTTGAAAGGTCGGTCCTCAGTGTCCACTGCACTTCGTCTTTTCATTACAGCCAAAAGTCGTGGAGCTTTATcgtctttacattttttaggtGACTTATTTGCCGAAGGGTTTTTTCTGAGTCTCTTTTTGGTCCCTTTTCCATCCTCACTAGGAGAGTATTCCTCAGCATCTGGCTCTTTCAGATTAGCTGTCCTCAGTTGGTCTGagtccttgttttgttttgttaagtgTTGGACAGAGTTTATTTCCTTCTCCTTTAAAGCATCTACCAATccattatgtttgtttttggtctCAGCGTGTTTGGAACGTGGTGCCATGGCCCCCCTGTGGACTTGCTTCACAGGCATCTTTACCTCTTCTGCTGGTGAAAGTTCAGCAAACCTCTCTACAAGACTCCAGTTTGGTGTTTGAGGATTTAGATAAAGAACTCCATTGTCTTTGCTGTCAGCAAGCAAATCTTCACCAGCACACACACCGTGAAGTGAAGAGTACATCTTCACATTGTCAGGGTTACTTACAGTGCTTCCATCAGACGGACTACGAGTTACACAAAGTCTCACTTGACGTTTTCTTCTGCTCCTTTTCACAGCAGCTGTTCTTTCAGACATCTGTAAGATCAGTGGAGATTTAGTTTTGCCACTGATGCCTTGCTCACCAGTTTTGAACATGCAAGAGTGTCTTGGAAGCATCCAGCAGCACATGTATCACTGGGAATTTGAACTAAGTACCAGAACCGTAGCATGTAAAATTGTGgttatttctataaaatataaatgcagatttatttatatacatatttatatcaaTTTAAAGACTGAAGCATGCCTTACACTGCGTTTTCACTCCAAGCAGGCCAGGTCCAGGAGATGCCACAGAGATATACTGGCTCCTGGTCTTGAATAACTCAGGGAAAGATGTTCTTACAGGCGGAGTTTGGCAGGAGTCGTCTGTAGGTCAGCATCTATCCTGCAAGTCAGCAGGAATGGGGATATCTTCGCAGTCAAGCTCCCCTTACCTCCCACTGACTTAGTTTACCAGCTGTTTGCAAGGGGTGTGAAGTAAGTTACACACACGGTCAAACTCAGAGAGGGTGAACATATAGCAAGGCTGGCCGTTAGATTCAGAGGCACAATTCTGTTTATGCTGTTGCTTTCTGGAGTTTAGGGCCGTTACTGAAAGTGTTGACTTTTAGCTGTTAAGTTTGTTcttgtaaacaaataatttcacaaCTAACGCAAGTATAAAGTGATAATTATTGTGAAATCACATTGTGAAAATGCATTACTTTAGTTTGTTGCATTCTTGCCTACATATTTTACCTTTCCCCACCATGGTGGCCACACAGGTCAGTTTccatcagttaaaaaaaagttcagtaaATTGGACCACCTTACAACTGGTAAGTTGACCTGTTGTAAGGGTCAACTTAGCTGGTTGCATTTTCCACAGAAAAGACGGAAGACACTACAAAACCGCATCAAGTCCATATGCCAAAATTCAGTAGAGAACCATATGGACAATAAAGTGCATATAGCAGAAATGTGAAGATGTCAGaatataaagatatatataGTATTGCTAAGGACCAGATCTAATGCATTCTGGAAGTTTGGTGTGAATCTGACATCAGCAAATTTCACACATTTGTCTTTCATGGCAAGAAGTCCAAAACGGAGGCCTGGCAATGTGAAATCCCTGGACAAAAATTCACAAACAGTGACGACTTTGATTCTCTAACCTAATTTAAGTACTGAGACGACTTTGAGAAAGGGAGATTGTGTAACAAATGTAAAGATGGTGGTTTTGATCCCTTACTGCTCATGCTTGTAAATTTACAGCACACATTCAGTTTTTGCCTTTATTATTCCTGACAAAGTAAACACAGGTACCGATTTTCACAGGTCTAGATGATACTTTTTAAACGAAATTTAACTTATGGGGGCTGTTGAGTCCCAGCAGGGAGTCGCTCGGAGCTAAGTCTGATCATCGGTCTCGATCCGTTCACATTTTATTAGAGTTAACAGGTCGAAATGAAAAAGAACACTAATGCAGACATATTACAACTTCTcctcaaaataacatttaatagGTTAAATTATACATAAGATTTGagcatttatttctataattaATGACAAGACTAACTATCAAGATAAACAACACTTTGTAGACCAAGAACTAACAAGGTTACTTAACAACTGCTTTAACTGCCACTGAatgtttagttcagtttttattgaactAAACACTTTGGGTACTTTgggtttttaaatataatgttttatttggccAGGCAGACAATGATGAtgactattattattatagttattgTTTAACTGAATATACTGTACTATTgctattataaataataatattacattttgttagaGGAACCAGATTGTTGTGAGCATACAGCTGTTAACGCCATAAGATCCAGAACTGCATCACAGCAGAGCTGTGAAAATCACAACTATATTTTGAGATGACCCGTATGTTTGGACAatgaccactagatggcactaCTTACTCTTTCTTTTTCAGAGCCCATCAGAAACAAAGGGCGGAAAATCACTGGttgaacaggaaaaaacaaaagtgaaatgtTACAAATCTGTCAGAAATCCTCCTCATAGTTGGAATTTGTGCTGTTTAAGAACAGAACGTTCTCTGTCGTTtataaagaaaacttaaaaattcCAACTCTGGCACATATGTTGGTTTTGTTATGGAAAACACTTCATCTGGCTAAAACATGAAAGCGTGAGCTGCAGGTAACTTCTTTTTTCGTCCAGGAGCATGTTAAATCCCATTCCAATATCGATTTTTGTAGCATGCATGATGTAAGTTATCAAAACTGATGAGTGTTCAATTTTGACCCTAACAGTCACACACTGGACAACAAAATCACTTTTACTCTGGCATCCTGTCTTCCTGCAGGTCTTacataaatgattaaatgtgCAGAGTTTTCTGCAATTAAGTTGTCAGGGATGTTCCCTGCCTTCTGCAGGGAGGAGTTTCCCAGGTGAGCAGTCTGGACTAAACTCCTAACAAATCCCTTTAAGACTGAGACTTATCCGTGTATTGTTCGTTCCTGGGTGTCAAATTCTGATCTCTGTGCAAATCTAcctttctgcagtttttcacaCGTCAACATGACATCTAAGCTGAAACCAGATGTGTAAATATGCTGCAAAAAAATAGGACGCAATTGGTGAAAACCAATTGTTCTCACTTTCTGACATGAACTCTGACTAAACCGTTTCTGTTTGAAATCATTTAGGATCAGCGaaattatttatgttgaatCCCAGAATAATTCTGAAATTATTGCCTATGATTGTATTATAAGCCAAAGACTCAAACTTGCTGCTTGCATTTGCGAATTTATGGAAAATCAATAGAAATCAgccaagatatcaggaagaCAGTGGTGGACTTCTCAAATCTGATGGAAATATGTATACACCAAAATGAGCACCATACCATTCAGGAAGAAAACAGATTCCAAGGTACAGATTCCAAAAAGAACAAGACTTTACTAAGATATTGGCTGAAACTACAAAAGTGTCATAATGAGTGAACTGGTTTATGGACCATCATGGACTGAAAGGCCACTTAGAAAGAAAGAAGTCATTACTCCAAATGCGACAACAGAAAAACTTGTTATAGTTTGCAAATATACTTAAGGACAAAGATCTAAACTGACGGAGGATGGCCTGTTGTTCGGCCCATTGGGGGTGGCTGCATCATGGCGCTCCCGTGTTTTGTTGCAAAGGTAAACTGGTGTCatgaagaaactgtaaaaacattGACATATCATCTCAAGTCTGGTGGTTACAGCTGAGACACAAATCGGTCTGCCGAATGGACAGTAACCAAGGATACTGCCAAAATACTTATAAAGTGGTTTAAGAACAACGGCAGAGAAAATTTGTGCTTGGTCTGTGTGAGCGATTACTGCAGTTCTGTCAAAGGGAATGAGCCAGAATTCCAGCAaaccactgcaaaaacattgttaaaggaaACCCAGAAATTTAAAAGGTTGTCCTACCAAATGGtgagaaaatgtatgtattaGACCACAGGACATGTCTCCAACTATTTGTTCTTGAGCTAAAAGAAAGTTTGATAAATTCTCTAAAATAATCTTTCTCTCATTCTTTTGACAGAATTAATTTGCTAATTCCATCAGATGTAAAATAGGAAAAATTTGGTCAGATTTCACTGTAAGAAAAACAGCTACACTGCTTTTTTAACTGTGTTTCTTAGGAGTCTTCTagtccagtcctcaaggacCTGAGTCCTCCAACTTGTAGAAGTGTCCTTCATCCAACACACTTGAACAACATGTCTGAATTACCTTTTTAGTATCCTGCTAACTACCTAATTATTTGACCCAGGTCTGTTGAAAGACAATGGCCGCCAGTGTAGATAAATGATCTGCCTTCAACAGTGCTAGTCAACGTTCTCAGGTCACCTACTAGAAATATCaatgttcctctgcagctgagTTTGGAACATTTCAAGAATCAGTCACAAATAACAGGAATGCTTCTATTGCTTCgggaaaaatttaaaagatttccaTGATGTGGGTTCTGACCTGAACTTTGAGCTCAATAAAAGTCTTGAATGAAACTCAGACTTTTCTTGTGTTCGGCCTCCCCATCAAAAGAAGTGAATAATGCTTCATGGCAGAAGAGAGGTAAACACAGTCGGAGAGATAGTTTCCTTTTCGGTGGCTCAACTGGAAGTTGCCACAACAAAGCTGGATGTTACTTAAGTGCCTCAGAATGACGTTAAACGTTGAACCTAGGTGCCAAAGCTGAAACAACAACTGGCTTAAGGAACATGACCCAGGAAGTCCCTGTTGGGACAAAGATTTCATTAGATTTCTCCCAGGATATCAGTAAGGAATCTTTTTCAATTATAGCAGAGAAGAGgaacaagataaaaaacaaaatccaaagtCTATTTCTATCCAGTCACTATGATTTAAGTAAAAATCCCAGCACTCCTAAAGCTGGATGTGAATGAGTATTCCTTTTCATCACTGGTGACCAGCTTAAGCAGAGAAAGTGCTGAGTCACTCCTCGGTTTCTTCGATTTCACGGAGGAGTAGACGGCTTTAATTGAGAACATACCAGATCTGGGAATTTTCCACAGGCTTCCGCTCCCTTTTCCCCAGAAAATCCTTGGATTGGCTTTGCTTTTGCCCGCTTCGCTTGCTCAACTTATAGCCCTAAGGGCATCTAACCACGCTATTCATGCTGTGACAGATGCCAAAAAACTTCCCAacatgactttttgtttttttctgaagcagATTTTTGATAGTTATTATTTTGGATATAAACagaattaaattagtttttcatttgCGTTAAAGGCTGCCACGTTAGCCAGGTTTGTGGAAGTTGTTGCATCTTTAGCAGAAAGATTTTGGTGCGTATTGcacaaaaacaagtttctaaTGTGGTTTAGTATATATTGACAGTGTGTGCAAAGCTTCTCtgcctttttcttctctttgtcaTTCAAAATAAACCCAGTTGCGTGTTTAGAGCTGGTCCTGTAGTGTCTCCTCCTTCACAAGGTGTGTTTCTGTATGACAGCAGCAAGATCTAATCTTTATCAAATCTTCTTCAGCTTTATTTTCGGCTTGGTTTGCCACCTGACAATTTGATTTAACAATATGTGAAGATGACAGCATTTCATATGGGCGGCATTAGAATCACCAAAGGCTTAACAGTTGTTTCTTGTTGGCACAGGGAATGCTTTGTTAACTGTATTTGCTGTGCTCTTAAACATAATCTCCACTCAACCACATGAAACTTTTCCAGGCCTCTTTGAGATTTACTGCAGCTGACAGGTGAGTTTCACagcataatactgtcccttccaaaagtattcatacattTAGTCACTTAACTGACACAATTTTCAACAGATTTTATGGGAATTTTTCATACAAGTTCAAAACAAGGTAGTGCATAGCTCTGAGGTCGAAGGAAAACTGtacgttattattattattattattattattttttacaaataaaaatctttactgTTTAATCCGTTATGAGTCAGGGCTATTTTTGTATAATTCTAGAAGTTTTCTCCCAAACCTGTCAGCTGTGTGCCTATAAAATTCTTTCTAATCAAACTCCATCACATAGACATTAAATTGTTCCACATGTTGCAGGATTGCAGatagaatg
It encodes:
- the znf648 gene encoding zinc finger protein 648, whose translation is MSERTAAVKRSRRKRQVRLCVTRSPSDGSTVSNPDNVKMYSSLHGVCAGEDLLADSKDNGVLYLNPQTPNWSLVERFAELSPAEEVKMPVKQVHRGAMAPRSKHAETKNKHNGLVDALKEKEINSVQHLTKQNKDSDQLRTANLKEPDAEEYSPSEDGKGTKKRLRKNPSANKSPKKCKDDKAPRLLAVMKRRSAVDTEDRPFKCTHCHWAFKKLCNLQSHLQTHSGLKPHVCDICGKAYSHQGTLQQHKRLHTGERPYLCPFCDKTYIWSSDYRKHIRTHTGEKPYICETCGKDFIRSSDLRKHERNMHTNNKPFPCTHCGKTFNKPLSLKRHERKHLGERPFSCPDCGKAFTLASRMAEHQKVHMGVRPFVCSVCSKCFTKSSNLTEHKAIHSGVRPHKCGECGVAFAMVSRLVRHQFIHNNQKPYSCTGCGKNFSHLTQLKLHQEQTCAGRIFVCVECDKSFQCATKLSQHVAEHKEKTM